DNA sequence from the Eisenibacter elegans DSM 3317 genome:
AGATAAGTATAAGGACCTGTGCCACCTGCTACTGTGGTGTTCAGCGTAGTGTTCTCTCCAGCACATATCGTTGCATTGGTCGGCGTGATGGTTACCGTCGGTCGGGGGTTGACGGTGATGGTTACTGTCGCGGTACCAGTTACTGACGCATCATCGTCATCCGTAACGGTTACTTCAAAAATAGTGGTGGTAGTAAGGGCCACCGTAGTAGGGTTGGCCACTGTAGCATCTACCAAACTGGCGGCAGGAGTCCAAGCATAGCTATAATTTCCAGAGCCTCCTGTAACACCCGTAACTTCGAGTGTCGTTGTTTCATTGGCGCAAATGCTTGCATTAGGCGATGAGGCCGTAACCGTAAGCTGTGCATACGCATTATTACTCCAGGCTCCCCAAAGGAGTATCATTGCCCAGAAGTTTAGCCAAAAGGTTTGTTGCAGGTGTTTCATAGTGTGTTTAATGCCATTATTTGACAATATTTCCATTGGCATCCGTTCTGATGACGGTCATCATTTGGTTATTTTCAAAGAAAATAGTTCCAATAATCAAAAAACCACCGTTTCGGGGTTCGATTCCTGCGCGCCCTTGGTCGTCTCTAGTTCCGCCAAAGGTTTTGTCCCAGATGGGGTCTCCGGCAAAGTCCGTTTTGATTACCCATATATCTTGTCCACCTTGCCCTTTGCTTTCTGTATACCCTACAATCAGAAACCCTCCATCTCGGGTAGGGGTTACGGAAAAGCCTTCGTCATTGGCCGTTCCGCCATAATTGCGCTGCCAGATGAGCTGCCCACCAAGGTCGACTTTTAGCAGCCACACATCCCGTCCACCGGCGCTGTTGGTTTCTGTGCTTCCTACTATGATATAGCCATCAAACGTTTGCTTTACGTCTCGTGCGGTTTCGTTGCCCGCCCCTCCATAAGTGAAATCCCATTTTAGGTTGAGCAGCGAGTCTGTCAAAACCAGTCTGGCATCAGAGTTAGTACCAAGGTTGGGAAATGTATCTCCACACCAGAGCACATCTCCGTTGTTGGTTTGTATAATACTTCCTACGTTATTGCTTACACCTGTGAAGCCATAAATACGTTCTCGTAGCACATTACCTTCTATATCCGTACGGACGGCATACATTTGTGTTTGATTGGTAACGGGAGCTATCGTCATTCCCAGCAACAAATATTGATTGTTGGGCGCAGGTACTATACTGAATCCACGCTCATTGCGTGAAGGTAACCCATAGGTGCGCGACCACTGTTCCTGCCCTTGAGCATTGGTACCAATGAGGTATAGCGAGGTGGTATCACGCTCATTGATAATATCTCCAAAAACCAAAAAACCTTGGTTATTGGGTAGGGGTGCTACCGAACGCCCCTCATAGCCCGACAGGTTTTCGTTCCACAAAGGATTGCCATTGGCATCAAGGCGAATAATGACACTATTTTGGACATTGCGGTTTGCATCGATGACAGCCCGGGTGCTTGTTCCAACAAGGGTAAAAGAACCATCAGGGTTTTCGATGATGCTGAAAGCCCTGTCGTCCAGCGCGCCCCCTAGCAGTTTGATGAACACCCCTGAATCATCAGGGCGTACGTTTTGCAGTCGATTACAACTCCCCAAGGCTAGCCCCAAGGCCAACAAGCCTATCAAGAGGCTGTTAGCGGCGGTATTGTTTTTTCTTTTTGGGCTTATATATGGGGTACACATAGCCCACAGCGAAGGTGAATGTACTGAGCGACAAATCATTATCCAGATAACCATAACGAAAAATAAGTTCATTGTTTTCATAACGTTGCTCGGAGCGCACGATGTTCTGTAGGCCAAGGTCATAGCGAACATCCGCAAACAGACTCCCCAGCCCTCGTTTATACTCTAAGCCTATCCCTAAGGTGGCATAATAATATAGTTTTTTGCGTTGCTCACTGATATTGACCGGCAAGCCGGCTACTTGGCGCTGAATATCCTCATTGACAAAGTCATTGCGGCTAACCACAGCCAAGGCGCTAGCCAGATAGCTTATTGTAGGACCAGCATAGCCATAGAGCATAAAATTGCGCAGCCTGAAATTGTATTTATCCCCCAAATAGCCTTTGAGCAAGATAGGCAGCCGGAGATGATTTTGCCGCTCCTCAAAGGATACCGTTGCATAGCCAAAGAGCGTATTCTGGTACTGGTAACTTTGGTTGGTAAGCCCTAGCTCTGTGACCAGGCTCAGATACCGGTTGAGAGGCCGTTCGACGATTCCGCCGATATGAAAGCTGGATGCAGTGGTATAACGCGGCGGGTTGTTGCTATTGTCGAGGCTAAAGGTACGGATAAGGTTGACCACGCTGCGGCTTAGCCCCAGCCGCCCCCCCAATACCAGCTGAGGGCGAATATCATAGGTATTGTAGAGCGTTACAAACTCTTTGGCCTCATTGTTACGTACTTGATATTCAGGGTTGGCACGCAGCAGTTCCAACATACTTGCATCTGCTTTCTTGTCTTCGTCAAGATAGAGATACGACAGTGTTTGGATATAGTACGCCCGCACTTTTTGTTCGCGGGTAAATTTGTCCCCCTTAAAACAAGCCTCTAGTATGGCAGCTACCTCATTGATACGGCCTTCGGCATAAGCCTGCTCGGCCTTCTTGAGCACCAGCTCACAGTCTAGGTCGGCTTGGGCATAGGCGGCTGAGATTCCCCAAAGCAAATACAAGGCCCCTATACAAAAAGCACGCAGCCAAGCGCTATTTACGTTATTTTTAATACTCATCACCTTGATGAGGCGGCTTGTCGGGGCAAGTGAGTTCATAGGGGATATCATCGGCGACATATCGCTGCCATTCATTATTGCTAAAGTTATGCGTAAGTTTAGAACACAGTTGGTCATTCATCAAATCGGGGTTGGTAGGCCACACACGCACGAGATTGTCCTTACAACCGGCCAAGAGGCGCGAGCCATCTGCATTAAAAGCAATCGACCATACCCAGTCGTTGTGATCGCGCAAGACAATAGGTTGGTCATTGAGTTTTTGCATATTCCAAAGGCGGACGGTCTTGTCGAAGCTGGCGGTGGCTAGGCGGTTGCCATCGCGGCTAAACTCAATGTTGTTGATTCGGGCTCGGTGGCCTTCTAGTTTAATTTGAAGCTTTTGAGTAGACATATCCCAGATACGGACAAAGCCGTTGATATCTCCTGCCACCAAATAACGCCCATTGGGGCTGATGCTGATGGCGTGGAGCTCGGCGTTGTTTTGGTAAAACTCTACCAACTCCGGGTTGGTCTTTTCTGTATTGATGGTGTAGATTTTTCCTGTTTCGGTACTGATATAGGCTACTGCTCCATTGGGGCTGATAGCGATGGAGTTGATACGTTCGCTAAGTTGTTTAAGTTCGCGCATCTGCTGGAAATCCCAGAAGTAGAGTTTGTTGGTAGAGGTAGCGATGAGTAACGATTTGCTATTGGCACTAAACTTCATCGACCATACGCTGCCCGAAAAGTTTTTGATTTCACGATTGACTACCGTCGGGCTTTGGGTAGAAAAGAGTTGGATGCGGTCTGCATCGCCACCTACGGCCACCCACTGGTTGTCGGAGCTGATGGCTAGCGCACGATTGACATAGTTGTTGACCGCCATCACGGTAGGGGTGTTGAAGTTTTGCGAATCCCAGCGCAAAATCTTGCCATCACTACCCGCAGAATAGAGGTATCGGTTGTCATAGCCGGTTTCGATGCTACGTACGGCATCGGTATGTCCGGAGAGGTTGTTGTAAGACCCGTCGTTGAGCTGTTTGATGGCATAATACAAGCCATCAAAGATATCGGGGTGATACTTCATCCCGCCGTTATTGCTATTGAACGAGTAGGCTTGCTGAGCATTGAGGGCCTTTACGCGATTGTCAGTCATTTGTAAGGACTTGACCGCCATCGATTGTGCAATAGACAAGAGTCGCAGCCGATAGGCTTCGTCTGTGGCCTCAATTGCTTTTTGGGCGTTTTCTTCCGCTTTTTGGCGCTGTTGTTCGGCGCGTTGGCGCTCGCGGTCAGCTTTTTTACGTTCTAACTCTGCTGTTTCTTTTTGGAGCAAGGCTTCATTGGCACTAGCCTCGGCAAGTTTGCGTTGTTGTTCGGCTTCTTCTGCCTTTTGGGTCGCTTTAAGGCGCTGTGTGTTGGCTATGATGGCGCTATTTTCTGCTTTGATAGAAAGCAGTTGGGCTTCTCTGGCGCTGCGTTCGGCTTTTAGACGCAGCTCGTTGGCTTCGATTTCTCCTTTTTTGGCTTTTTCGGCAAAGCCTTTGGCTTCTACGGCGCTTCGTTGGGAGTTGACCATCTGCACAAGCGCAAATACCAAGAACCCTATCGACACAACCGTTGCTGTTCCTAAGAAGAGTGCCGTTACACGGGCACGCCGGAGCGCCTGTTGTTGGGCTTCGTCCTTGATGCGTTGTTCTTCTTCGTATTCGTCTCGGCTTTGGTTCAAAAACACCATGGCCTGCTCGAAACCCGGCGCATAGCGCTCCGCCCAAGCCACTGAGGGCTGGTTTTTGTCGCGCCAAGCGAGGGCTAGCTGCAAATCAGGTGGCCGCCAAAGGCCTGCCATACCTATCTGAAAAGCCTCTGCTGCATCCGAAAGGCGCTTATACATTTCGATAGACTCGTTCTCCTCATCAATCCAAGTTTTGAGTCTTCCCCAGATACGCATCAAGCTCTCGTGTGAGAGGTCTATCACGGTATCAGGCGTGAGATGTTGGTCGGGCGGCGGCATCAGCAGCGAGCGCCCCGTACGGCGAAATACTTCTATGATTGGCAACAACGCCTCTATATCGACTGCGGTGATTTTAGAAATATCGGCCACACTAGTAGGCAGTCGGGTCGCAAAAGTACCAAAGCCTTCGCTATTTTTTTCGGTAATGGTTTTGAAGAGCCTTTCACAAATAATTTTCTGAGGCTCTGCCAGCTCATCATAGGCTTCGTTGGCGTGTAATGAGAGCGCTTCGCTCATGGTACCAATGGCCTCATAGTGTGCGATGTCCAGAGGTTCGTCTGGCTTGCGGTGGCGCTGCCAGTAGCTCCAAGTACGCATCAGGGCGTGTTGAAGGATAGGCAGCTGGTCGGGGCTGTCGCCAAGGTCATTGAGCAATTGCGTAACTAGACGTGGGGCTATCTGCCCTCCGGCGACCTTGATAGGGCCTGTGATGGCAAACTGTTTCTGATTCCGGGTCATCTGCGGAATCATATAGTAACTCCGGTTGATGGCCTCTGTCAGCTCGGTATAGTGCGCACAATCCCCCACAAAATCTGAGCGCATCGTAATGGCCACATAGATGGGCAAGTCGGCAGCCTGGATTGACTCCATCAGGAGATTGACAAATGCCAGAGATTCGTTCTGAACATCGTGGGCTTCGATTTCGCTCTTACGAAACCGGAAAAGCTCCTCAAACTGGTCTACAAGAATAAGAGTATTACGATTTTTGAAAGCTGGGTTTTTCCGTATTACCTCTACCAATCCTCTTGAGCTACTGCGCAACATAGAGTTGACAATGATACGTTGAATGTGTTTGTCTTCTTTGGAGAGAGCGCGGTATTCGTCGTCATTTTCGAGTAGGGCTTCGCAAAGGTTTTTGATAGGCCCGCCTCCGGGGCGTGTAACGATAATGTTCCAAGCCGAAAAGGGGGTATTGGGCATAAACCCTCCGTGGAGTACCGGAATGACTCCACAGTAAATAAACGAAGATTTGCCGCTACCCGAAGGGCCCACAACTGCCACAAAGCGCTGCTCGGCCAACTTGTGTAAGACCTCTTCTGTTTGGCCTTCGCGCCCAAAAAACAGAAAGCTCTCCTCAATCCGAAATGGGCGCAGCCCTGGGAATGGGTTAAAGAAAAAATCAACCGTGGATGAATTTGGGTCTTCTTCGTGCAGCTTAGGAGTAGTCATAGGGGCTTTCATCAAAGGTTAGGAGAGAGGGTCATTGGCACTATATACTGATACCAAGGGCAAAAGTTGTACTATTTCTGCCACTAGGCCTTGGGGCTGACTTTCGTCGTGGGTACGTATTTCGACTCCTTGTACAAGCTGTTTTTTCTGTTGCCACGCCTGCTCTTGCCCCGTACTGAGGCAGTATTTATAACGCAGCGGGGTTTCTCTCCCAAGCCCTGGCAGCTTGAGCAAGTCCAAGAGCTTGGCTTCTACCCAGTATTTGTCGGCTTGGCAGGCCATCAAAATCACCACATCGCAATCCAACAAGCTTTGTAGGTGATGTTGCCGGTTTTGGAACACATCCTCTGTTCGGATAGTTTCGATGACTTCAAAGGCGCTTTGCTGTCGCAGCGCCTCTAGGTAAGTCTGCGCCAACTCTTGGTCTGACTGTTCGTGAATCAAGTACACACTCATCGCAGCTTGTTGTGTGATGAGGTTGGGCGCTTGAGGGGCTACCTGTAGGGTTCGGATACCGGCCTTGATGAGCACCTTGAATTCTTCTAAGGAGCCTTGCATCAGTTCGGTTTTCTGAATGTCTTTGAGTTCGTGTTTGAGCGTTTCCAAAAAGAAACGTTGTTTTTCTTCGGCCTGTTCAAGGTTGGGCGTAATCCAGATATGGCGTGGCAGGTCGGGAGCGTCGGCTGTATGTTCGTGAATGATTTGATGTTGTAAGGCGGCGATTGATTGGTTGCCGTGCCTGAGGAGGCTGCCATACTGCGCGCCAAACATCTGTACCACCAAGTCGGCCTCTTCTAGCGCATCGCGGGTGATGGCTTCGGCTAGGCCTTTGTGTTCGGGGACAACAAACTCCGGCAAAATCCGATAGCCGTAGTTGTGTAGTTCGCGTCGGATGATATTGCGGTAAATCTCTACGTCGGGAGTAGCCTCTGCAATAAAAACCGTCAGCGGTCGCTCATTACCCTCTACGGGAGCGTACATCCCTTGGTCTGTCAGGGCTGTATACAGGTCATAGACCAAGTCGATGAGCTGCGTCCAGTGGAGGTGATCACGCCGGATACTCAGCAACAAGTCCTGTACGGAGCGGTTGTTGATATCCAAATAAAACAAGTCATAAGTAGGGTAAGCTCCCAAGGCCATCGGGTCATCCGTATCCGATATGGGTTCTTTTAAGATTTTGAATACGGGGACTTCGGCGGCGCGTTGGTCGAGATGTGTCAACAGCGGCGCGAAGGTCTGTTCGTGTGCATAAGCCTTAGACAACACACACAAAAACAGCTCACACTCTTCCCAAGCAGCCACCGAATCGCGGCTGTTATCTACCAAAACCAAGGATATCGGTTTAGCTAGCATTTGTTCCAAAATACGCTCTATTAGTGTAGCAGCAAAGGTTACCCAGCCCATTCCTGTAAAAGTATCTACCAGAGAACTTTCGGAGGCATTGGCACTTGCATTGGCCGTTGGGGAGGGCAGGGTATTGTCTGACCAATGATAATGGACACCTATTTTCAGGCTTTTATGGTACATATAGCGCTAGGCAGTGTGGTAGGTTTGGTTAGTGTTGATTTGCTGGAGAGTATTATGGAGAAATGTTTTGAGGAAGCTAGGGTATTTGAGCAGCAGGTCAAAAAAGCGGGCGCTATCTATTTCATAATAAACGGCTTCGGCGGCCACAAGGCCGTCAATAAAGTCTTCTCCGGGCACTGACCAGAAAATTTCTCCAAAAAAAGCGCCAGCTTCTACCGATTTAACAATCTCGTCTTCGTGATAAAAGTCTATCACGCCTTTGGCCATCAGGTATATTGTAGGTGCGGTATCTGTTACGTCAATCAGGACTTTTTTGCCGACGCCCATCGTTTTTTTATGCACGAAGTCTGCCATTTCGGAGATAATATCCAGCGGAGCGTTGGCTAGCGGTTGTGTTTGTGCCAAGAAGCGCACAAGGTTCACCCTACTGTCGGGCAATGGCGGTATGTTTCCGAGGCTTTCTCGTATGTTGTTGGGTAGGTTAAGCGCCATCTCTCCCATTGGTTTTGCCTTGTGGGCATTTTGTTCCAACGACTGCAACAGCTGTTGGGCCGAGGGGGGGATCCGGTGTTTGATTTGGCGCAGTCTTTCGCGTGAGCGCTCATACAAGACGCGGAGCGCTGTTTCTTGTAACAAAACATCTGGGTGGAAGACCGTCGCCACCAAAATATCTTCGTCAAAAGGGGCTTCTTCTTGGACAAGTGCCAAGATAGCCACTGCCCTTGTCCAGCGGTTGGTATACCGAAAATCCCTGATAATCAGCGACTCTAATACTTTATACACCGCTGCCTTGCGCTCTCTTGGGAAATAATTGCGCAGCTTGCGTATCCGCTCTTGGATGCTGATATCTTCGAGGATAGGGAAGAGTATTTGCTTTACTTTTTCCTCCACAAACAAGTTCATCAACTCTAAGGCCA
Encoded proteins:
- a CDS encoding eIF2A-related protein; the encoded protein is MTTPKLHEEDPNSSTVDFFFNPFPGLRPFRIEESFLFFGREGQTEEVLHKLAEQRFVAVVGPSGSGKSSFIYCGVIPVLHGGFMPNTPFSAWNIIVTRPGGGPIKNLCEALLENDDEYRALSKEDKHIQRIIVNSMLRSSSRGLVEVIRKNPAFKNRNTLILVDQFEELFRFRKSEIEAHDVQNESLAFVNLLMESIQAADLPIYVAITMRSDFVGDCAHYTELTEAINRSYYMIPQMTRNQKQFAITGPIKVAGGQIAPRLVTQLLNDLGDSPDQLPILQHALMRTWSYWQRHRKPDEPLDIAHYEAIGTMSEALSLHANEAYDELAEPQKIICERLFKTITEKNSEGFGTFATRLPTSVADISKITAVDIEALLPIIEVFRRTGRSLLMPPPDQHLTPDTVIDLSHESLMRIWGRLKTWIDEENESIEMYKRLSDAAEAFQIGMAGLWRPPDLQLALAWRDKNQPSVAWAERYAPGFEQAMVFLNQSRDEYEEEQRIKDEAQQQALRRARVTALFLGTATVVSIGFLVFALVQMVNSQRSAVEAKGFAEKAKKGEIEANELRLKAERSAREAQLLSIKAENSAIIANTQRLKATQKAEEAEQQRKLAEASANEALLQKETAELERKKADRERQRAEQQRQKAEENAQKAIEATDEAYRLRLLSIAQSMAVKSLQMTDNRVKALNAQQAYSFNSNNGGMKYHPDIFDGLYYAIKQLNDGSYNNLSGHTDAVRSIETGYDNRYLYSAGSDGKILRWDSQNFNTPTVMAVNNYVNRALAISSDNQWVAVGGDADRIQLFSTQSPTVVNREIKNFSGSVWSMKFSANSKSLLIATSTNKLYFWDFQQMRELKQLSERINSIAISPNGAVAYISTETGKIYTINTEKTNPELVEFYQNNAELHAISISPNGRYLVAGDINGFVRIWDMSTQKLQIKLEGHRARINNIEFSRDGNRLATASFDKTVRLWNMQKLNDQPIVLRDHNDWVWSIAFNADGSRLLAGCKDNLVRVWPTNPDLMNDQLCSKLTHNFSNNEWQRYVADDIPYELTCPDKPPHQGDEY
- a CDS encoding porin family protein, whose amino-acid sequence is MNSLAPTSRLIKVMSIKNNVNSAWLRAFCIGALYLLWGISAAYAQADLDCELVLKKAEQAYAEGRINEVAAILEACFKGDKFTREQKVRAYYIQTLSYLYLDEDKKADASMLELLRANPEYQVRNNEAKEFVTLYNTYDIRPQLVLGGRLGLSRSVVNLIRTFSLDNSNNPPRYTTASSFHIGGIVERPLNRYLSLVTELGLTNQSYQYQNTLFGYATVSFEERQNHLRLPILLKGYLGDKYNFRLRNFMLYGYAGPTISYLASALAVVSRNDFVNEDIQRQVAGLPVNISEQRKKLYYYATLGIGLEYKRGLGSLFADVRYDLGLQNIVRSEQRYENNELIFRYGYLDNDLSLSTFTFAVGYVYPIYKPKKKKQYRR